A window of Williamwhitmania sp. genomic DNA:
CAGTAGGTAAGCATGGAGATGAATCTACAATACAAGCGTATGTAAAGGGTCAAGGTCGAGAAAAAGAATATATAAAGATACACAGTCAGCAACTGTCTTTGTTTTAATACCTCGTCAGCTCTGCTGCGAGGTAGTTTATTAATTATGATTCACTCAAGAATAAGCTACCTGAAAAGTATTTCAACCCTGAACAAACAAAGGAGTTCATAACTAACTTTAATAAAAGTTGTGATTGGCAAAATAGAAAGGGAAAGTTTGTTGACTATTTCACGATGAAAAATATTGGAGGTACAGACCAAACAGCTTTTATATATGAGTATTTCCTTAATTGTGACAGCATAAGAATAATACTAACTTATAACATGACGAAAAATTCACCAGAATTATTCAAAATTAAAATTGAGCCAATGGAGGAAAAAAATCAGATGATTATTGACCCATCAAAACAACTTATACCACAATGACCCGCTAGCCCGGACACAAAATGCAGCAACGGCGCGGAACCGTCAAAAGGCCGGTTATTTCATGTCCTATCGTCCCTCCGTTCCAAACCTTTGCCAATAAGAGTTAATTCGCTTTTTAGAAGAAACTGGTAATACCAGCAGCATCGCCAAGAAATGAAAGCGCTTCCATGGGCCTCTGGCCCATATCACAAGTTAGGTAAAAGCGCAAGGCTGCAGCAACTAAAAGAATACCTAATTCTATTCATCCAAAAAGAACCCTGCCGATGCGCGATTCCCATTCAAATATAGCCCCAAAAGGCATCTATGCCGCTTCCACTTTGTAGGAATTAGAGGTGTTTTCCACCCAAAGAGATTGAACAAGTCCTATAGTTGGCTCGAAAGTTAGTGGCGTAGTAGTATTCGTATTAATAATGGTGGTGCTGGTTTATATGGTCATAATTTACCAATGAATTCAAATAGTAATGATACATCTTTAAATGTCGATAAAGATACTTTATCTATTAATGAGTCGATAGATTATGTATATAGATTCAAAAAACGATAAAAGTGTTTTATACATGTTATAATCGATAAAAGAATTATATTTGAAGAAAATCTACTTATATGAATAAGGCTGCAATATCAGGAGATATAATTGCTTATACCAGCTTGAGCGATGCTGATAAGAATAATATTGAAGCTGCAATTAAGCAACTATTTAAAGACTTAAAAGATAGCTTTGATGTATATGGCAGGATTATTAAAGGTGATTACATCGAGTGCTACATACCTAAGCCTAAAGATGCCCTAAGGATTACATTAGCTATCAAAAGTTGTATTAAATCGGTTTCGCCTGATAGTAATGAAAAAAATAATCGAAGAATAGATGTTTATAGGACACATGGAATAAGATTAGCTATAGGTATTGGTGAGATTAGTCGTCTAGATCTCAATAAAGGAATAATTGATGGTGATGCAATCTATTTTTCAGGAAGATTGATAAGTGAAACCAACGCAACATCAAATAAAGAAAGAATAGTGATCAAAAATACCTTGTTCATTAAAACAGTCAATGAGGAAGTGGATAGAGCGATGGAACCATTGTTCGCTCTTTTAGATGTTTTGATCAGTAAGGCAACGGCAAAGCAATGTTCAGTCTTGTATTTAAAGTTGTTAGGTAATAACGAAGAAGAAATTGCCAAAACTCTATCGCTAGCTCAATCAACGGTAAATAAGCACTCCACAAATCTTGGATGGAATGCTATTGATAAAGCCGTATTGTTTTTTGAAAAAGTGGTTGAAACTAAACTATAACTTTATGAGTATTATCGATTTATTAATACTTCAAATCTTAGCTCACCTCTTAAGTGATTATACACTCCAGAGTGATAAATGGGCTCAAAATAAAATTAGGAATGGATTTAAGAGTAAATATCAGAAATGGCATAGCCTAATAACAATTGTAATTTCATGGGCGCTATCATTTCAATGGCTATTCATAGTTGCTTCTGTTCCAATTGCGATTTCTCACTGGATAATTGATGGATATAAGAAAGACCTAAACAATCACAAAAAAATTAGAAAAATTTCCTTTTTTATCGATCAATCGTTGCACCTACTGGTAATATTAGGTTTTACTTTACTTTTTTACTGCTTTTTTTCAATCGAACCATATCTCAAACTGCCAGTAAATACTCATTGGTTATTAATTATTACTGGTTATGTTTTATGTACAAAACCTGCCAACATTTTTATTAAAGAGGTATTCAAGGCTTATGCTATATCAATTGAAAAAGAAAAAGAAGGAAATGAGGACGTCTTAAATGCAGGAAGACTAATCGGCATTATCGAGCGTGTTATAACTCTAACTTTAATCCTTTATGGTCAGTTTGAAGCCGTCGGCTTTATAATTGCTGGCAAATCAATACTTCGCTATAAAGAAACGGACACTTCCAAAACCGAATATGTTCTAATTGGTACATTGTTGAGCTTTGGCGTTGCCATATTAATTGGCATTGCAATCTTAAAATTTCATTTTTAAAACAGCCAGGTGCTTCAAAATAATTCTATTCTAAAATCATTGATTGACAAGCTCTGGCAAAACTTTTTGGGAGGTGGCATTGCCAACCCATTAATCGCCATTGAGCAAGTCACCTATCTCATTTTCATGAAGCGTTTGGACGATTTGGAAGCCAATCGTGTACGGGTATGCAGATTTTACCAGCGAAAAATACTGCTTGCACTAACCGCCCTCGTCCGTGTTAACGCACTAGGGCAATACAAATAAACCTCCCTCAAACTTCATCCCATTCCTTTTTTGCGTTTGTGGCGCATGCTAGGTGATAGATTTTACCACCATTTCAGCGTGCACCGCCACCGCTTTATGGGGGTTTTTTTCCATGGGCTAGCGCCAATGGCTACAAGCATACAACCCCTCCGGGGTAGGGGTTGGGGACGAAAAATACTTCGCCCTAGGGGTTGTGGAACTCTTTTACCGGTAAAAAGGAGACACACGATCGTGTGTCTCTACATTCTGTTCAATTCTTTTAATCCTTTAATCCATCAATGGCCGGATCTTCGCTTCGCTAAAACTTCATTTAACTTCCTCTATCTTCTTCTAACTTCTTTCGCTCTAACTCCTTCTCTTAATCGCCGGAGCTCCCACAAAGCTGTTGTTGGCCGGGAGCGTTTCGCTCTTCATAAGCACCGAAAGCGGTTCCAGTGTGGAGCAATCCTCCATCTTGGAGTCGTAGAGCACCACCGCCATGCCTCCAACGCTGCACTGCTTGCCAATATCCACGTATGACATCTTCATCACCCGGTCCTCGAACAGGTGGGTTTGCAGCGTGCAGTTGTCGTTTAGCACCGAGTGGTTGTCTATCTTAATGAGGTCGAACTCCGTAATTTGGGTGGTGTAGAGGCAAACACCCTTTCCAATTTTGCAGCCCAACAATCGCAGTGGATATTTAATAAAGGCTGTCCCGGTGAGGATATTCATGAAGAAGAGCACAAGAAAGTTCTCATATACCCCCGTTACCAGCTCGCTTCGCCAAACGTAGTTGCTCCAGAGGGGTTTTTTTGCGGGCACATACTTGCCAATAATAACCCATTTCAGCAGCACCATTACAAAAACTCCCAGAATGCCGGCACATAAATATAGAAAGGGAAAGTAGAGCAGTAGTTCGCCCAGATTACTTTCTACCTGTAGGTATGAAACGGCGTTGGTAATGAGTGCGGCAAACAGAATGAAGAGCGTGGCTGGAAGTATAACACGGAAAAACTCAATGGAGTAGCGCAGGATAAATAGCTTTCGGGTGGGCTTGTAGGTGCGCTTAGCCGAGAAGTCCATGTTGATGTCGCGCTTTGGCAGATACACCGCCGGCGAACCAAACCACGAGGTGCCATCCTTTGCGGGTAAATCGTTGTTGCTCATTTTTGAAAGCACCCCCACCAGCACATCGCTTCCCAGCCGTGTGTTGGGGCTAATAACGGCGCTGTTTCCCACAAAAGTTCGGTCGCCGATGTAGGTCTTTGCAATCTCAATGTAGCCGTTTCGCACGTGCGATGCCCCAATGGAGACGGAGTCGGCCAGAAAACATTCGTCGCCGGTTACCAGCAGGTCGGGCGATATAAACTCAACGGTTGATATCTCCACGCGCTTGCCCATCTTTACCCCCAGCATCTTGAACCAGAATTGAAGGTATAGGGTTGTGTAGAGCGTTCCAATTACCTGAATGCTCAACTTCATGAGCTGGTCGAAGAACCATTTCTTGTAGTAAAACAGGCTGTTTACTGGGTATTTCCCCTCCTTAATATTGCCGAG
This region includes:
- a CDS encoding DUF3307 domain-containing protein, producing MSIIDLLILQILAHLLSDYTLQSDKWAQNKIRNGFKSKYQKWHSLITIVISWALSFQWLFIVASVPIAISHWIIDGYKKDLNNHKKIRKISFFIDQSLHLLVILGFTLLFYCFFSIEPYLKLPVNTHWLLIITGYVLCTKPANIFIKEVFKAYAISIEKEKEGNEDVLNAGRLIGIIERVITLTLILYGQFEAVGFIIAGKSILRYKETDTSKTEYVLIGTLLSFGVAILIGIAILKFHF
- a CDS encoding type I restriction-modification system subunit M N-terminal domain-containing protein, whose protein sequence is MLQNNSILKSLIDKLWQNFLGGGIANPLIAIEQVTYLIFMKRLDDLEANRVRVCRFYQRKILLALTALVRVNALGQYK